Proteins from one Triticum aestivum cultivar Chinese Spring chromosome 7A, IWGSC CS RefSeq v2.1, whole genome shotgun sequence genomic window:
- the LOC123152628 gene encoding WD repeat-containing protein DWA2 codes for MQGGSSGIVYGGLKYQARCITDVRADAGSTTFLAGTLSLKEENEVHLIRLLPGENELVCDGLFYHPNEIWDLKSCPFDHRLFSTVYTSGEGYGASVWKIPELYGQSNSPQLEQLFTLDDHTDKIRCVLWWPLGKHDKLISINDRNIFLWNIDPSNKSAKVISQGSADMLPNLRGGAWDPHNHNTVATITDSSLHFWDLRSMKRSNAIEHAHIRDVDYNPKKQNIIATAEDEFGIRLWDLRMLKHPLKDLPGHSHWTWAVRHNPEYDELILSAGTDSAVNLWLAKVGTDDSGPESPSGSPTRQEEPLLHSYTDYEDSIYGIAWSSHDPSLFASLSYDGRVVLESVKPHLQRK; via the exons ATGCAGGGCGGATCCAGCGGCATCGTCTACGGCGGCCTCAAGTACCAG GCGCGGTGCATCACCGACGTGCGCGCGGATGCCGGTTCCACCACCTTCCTCGCCGGAACCCTCAGCCTCAAGGAGGAGAACGAG GTGCACCTGATCCGGCTGCTGCCGGGGGAGAACGAGCTCGTGTGCGACGGGCTGTTCTACCATCCCAACGAGATCTGGGACCTCAAGTCCTGCCCCTTCGACCACAGGCTCTTCTCCACGGTCTACACGTCTG GCGAGGGTTATGGCGCGTCCGTTTGGAAGATCCCGGAGCTGTATGGCCAGTCCAACTCACCGCAGCTTGAGCAGCTCTTCACGCTCGATGACCACACGGACAAAATAAGATG TGTTCTCTGGTGGCCACTGGGGAAGCATGATAAGCTAATTAGCATCAATGACAGAAACATTTTTCTCTGGAACATAGATCCATCAAATAAATCAGCCAAG GTGATATCACAGGGATCTGCTGACATGCTTCCCAATTTACGTGGTGGAGCTTGGGATCCACACAATCACAACACAGTTGCTACAATAACTGATTCGTCACTCCACTTCTGGGATCTCCGTTCTATGAA GAGATCAAATGCAATTGAGCATGCTCATATCCGGGATGTGGATTATAACCCCAAGAAGCAAAACATAATT GCAACAGCAGAGGACGAATTCGGAATTCGCTTGTGGGATCTCAGAATGCTTAAGCATCCTCTGAAGGATCTCCCTGGACATTCACATTG GACATGGGCTGTTCGGCACAATCCTGAGTATGATGAGCTGATTCTg AGTGCTGGAACGGATTCAGCTGTCAATTTATGGTTGGCTAAAGTTGGCACTGATGACTCTGGACCCGAAAG CCCTTCTGGTTCGCCCACTAGGCAAGAAGAACCATTACTGCACTCGTATactgactacgaagatagcatctATG GAATTGCATGGAGCTCCCATGATCCATCGTTGTTTGCTTCTTTGTCTTATGATGGAAGG GTTGTTTTAGAATCTGTCAAGCCCCACCTGCAGAGAAAATGA